In one Silene latifolia isolate original U9 population chromosome 10, ASM4854445v1, whole genome shotgun sequence genomic region, the following are encoded:
- the LOC141608906 gene encoding abscisic stress-ripening protein 3-like, translating to MSEEEHKHHHLFHHKDDEEKAPKTPEEELKHHKNLEHLGEAAAIGAGLYAMHEKHKAKKDPENEHKHKVSEEIAAAVGVAAGGFAFHEHHEKKEAKEEVKEKHHHRHHGDDGE from the exons ATGTCTGAGGAGGAGCACAAGCACCACCACTTGTTCCACCACAAAGACGACGAAGAGAAAGCGCCTAAGACTCCCGAGGAGGAGTTGAAGCACCACAAGAACCTTGAACACCTTGGTGAGGCTGCCGCCATTGGCGCTGGTCTCTACGCCATG CATGAAAAGCACAAGGCTAAAAAGGACCCAGAGAACGAGCACAAACACAAGGTAAGCGAAGAAATCGCGGCCGCAGTTGGGGTTGCTGCTGGTGGCTTTGCATTCCATGAACACCATGAAAAGAAGGAGGCCAAGGAGGAAGTCAAGGAGAAACACCATCACCGTCATCACGGCGACGACGGTGAATAG